In Triticum aestivum cultivar Chinese Spring chromosome 5B, IWGSC CS RefSeq v2.1, whole genome shotgun sequence, the following proteins share a genomic window:
- the LOC123114766 gene encoding uncharacterized protein yields MSRTSPSPSITVPFTLPLIYPHNPPRSSVDWKRKREEKATAEAEESTAFAAVGGARRTGASSPECLQVEEWLAAIIKMTMMISWMYLSRIRQLDVEKTTMRRRNVLAIGLRRNT; encoded by the exons ATGTCGCGCACTTCGCCCTCCCCCTCCATCACGGTTCCATTTACTCTTCCCCTCATTTACCCGCACAACCCACCCCGCAGTTCAGTCGATTGGAAGAGAAAGcgagaggagaaggcgacggcAGAGGCGGAAGAGTCGACGGCATTCGCGGCCGTCGGTGGGGCTCGCCGGACCGGAGCGTCCTCGCCAGAGTGCCTGCAGGTTGAAG aatggctcgcGGCAATCATCAAAATGACAATGATGATTTCGTGGATGTACCTCAGCAGAATCAGGCAACTGGACGTCGAAAAGACGACGATGAG AAGAAGAAACGTACTCGCAATAGGGCTTCGCAGGAACACCTGA